The Hypomesus transpacificus isolate Combined female chromosome 6, fHypTra1, whole genome shotgun sequence genomic interval ATGGGGGCAGTCGTCGTGTTATTTGGGACATCTTCAAAACCTTTGGGAAGCAGAGTAAGCTTGGATAAAGAATCCACACACTTGGCataacagtcagagagagtctcTCACTACCACTTTGAGACCACAGATAAACTTTGTCTCAAACTTTCCTTTTAACCAGGCCTGTGATGTACACGCAATGTAAACAGAAGACAGGTCCAGATAAACACCTCTAGTCTACAGGCAATACTGGGGTCACCCCAACAAGGATGCTTCCAAAAAACAAGATAGCAGGAATCTTAATACAAAATGGCATTTGGGCTTTTGTTGTTGTAGGAAAACAGTGCAAGGTTAACATGGGGAACGAACATCTAAAGACCTAGAAGAGTTTTGAGGGCGAACCTTTGAGTGGCCTTTTGATTGTCATGAGACATGCCAAACAGACCATTTGGAACGCTCAGTCTAACTGCAAATATTGAACATCCTTCACAAAGCCTGGTGTTCCGTAGAAGCACAACCTCAAACATCTTTCCTCGGACAATATCACAGGGTCAGCATTTTGTTTTTTCAAATATGAAATGTATTCCTGTTAGGCAGGTATGAAAGCAGTGCAGAATGTTCCCCATTACTCACTTCCTGGCTTATTTCTGGTAAACAAACTTGCGCTAGTCCAGTCAACGTCGGGTCAGCCATGATTTGTCTCAAACGATGTGCAcgcatcacacaaacacacacacgcgcaaacatgcacaatgacacacacacactcacccatgcacaaagacacacacacacacacaaaaaaaagaaaagaatgaagggagaaagaaaataatACAGAGACGGACTGACTATTTCCTTTCAAAAACATCTCTATCAGCCCTTAAGTACTCACATCTGGGAGTTTATGTACTACATCTTCTGACCTGATGAGAAGAGTTGCATTGTTTCTCTGGAAGGGGAGAGTCAGAGCAATGCGCAATCCAACAAACTGTAAACACACTCCTAAGAGCCCTGAGTGTgcgtcatacacacacacactcacaatcacaGGCCCCTGTACCATCGCTAGTGGTCTGATAGCTAATGTACTCTAAATCTCAGGCTTTATAGTAAACATCTGGGGACATCTGAACAAGGCTCTCAATGCAGAATAGATTTGATTTAGGGGGTCATGTTTCAACAGGAAGCGCTCTAgaggctgcagagagagacacaatctGGTTACCACAGAGGAACAGCAAAACAACAGCACTGAATCATTCAGAAGGTATTTTGCTGTTTTGTTTGGGACAGTGCCAAGCGTGAGAaagaaaagtgtgtgtatgtgtttggtaTCAgggcttgagtgtgtgtgtgcacgtgtgtgtgtgtgtgtgtgcatgtttgtgaatATGACAATAGACAGGATCTATTGTGATACTTAACAGTATATCTGGACAATAACACACTTCAGAGATGTTCTAAATTGCACAAGACCCTCCTGTATCAAGACTGGAGTCAGGaggatagaaagacagacataCAAAAATGCAGACACAGTCCCTATTGAACCTCTTTACCAACCCACGCCGACACAAGAGTTCATTCATTAAATTCATTCATGAGCCATACAACCAGCTGGACACTCTCTGATTGATGATAACATTTCCTCTTCCAgaattctcctcctcctcttccaatgTTAACCTGTCCAGCAACCGCAAAAGAGCACTTACACCAGATGTGTCCCCAGAAAGCAATAACCATCTCACACTGCGTCCATGATGGCAGGGAGACAATAAACAATTATAAACCAGTAGATGTATACAATCAGTTCTTTCCTTCAAGAGGGTGTCTAAAACCTAAGCCCACAAAGTGCACTATTGGCAGTAAGAGGCGCCGACAATAGGCTAGAATCAGCAAAACAGACATTGGGGAAAATGGACGACTGAAGGAAAAGACTTGTGACAAATCCCATTCCAGAGCCTCTCATTTATGTGAAAAGGCAACAACTGGCCGTCCGCaggctcctccacacctgcaggAATGATGTCACCTCAGACAGACACTATAGATGACAGACAATTGACATTGCTAATGCAACATATTAACAGCTAGGGCCGGACTGACAACTCTACGGTTCTGGGTTTGACTTTATACAATGTGGACCATGCCAAGTTATGATCCTCCTCATCCACACGACAAACAATGGCGTCATTCTGTTCATACTCTAAACTAGATTGAGGAAGTATCATTTGTAAACTGCAACATGTTTCTTATATTTCACAAACTGAAGACCGGGTGAGTGCCAGGGAAAATACAAGAAGGAGCTTGAATAAGATTTGGGCTCAATCGAGTGAATATCCCTGCTAGATATACAGTTAGAGCTGTTTACTTTGATCAGTGCCGTGAGGCAAATACCAGCATCTTATCTGATTAGGGGTTGGTGCACACCCAGCTCTGTTGCTTCCCTACCATGTTCCTCACCATGTTCAATCTTATCCCTTTCTTTTATCTTATAGCACGGGAGTGAAACAATAGTTGTTTTGGACAGGGGCGTCGCCAggattttgggccccatgaaaaaaataatacataCATCATTTTCTAttcgtttttctattttttggggcccctgtcagtcaggggcccttggacttgtcctaacttttcccccctatgAGCCGCCCCTGGTTTTGGATCACATGTGTGGGTTGAGCGTCTGCTTTCCACACcacccctgtcccagccctgttGGTGTAAATAGGAGAGGTGCTGATGCAGCTAGAGACGACTAAATCATCCCTTCTTCCCCTAAATCATTGGTCAGCGAGGTTCGACATGGGGAATTGGTGCCCCGCAATGGTTGATCAAGGTCAATTCCGAGGGGTCAAGCGTAAGGGACAGAGGTTGTCTGTATCTCACAGCTTCATTTCCATCTGGTGTGTCCTGATGCTGGTGTCAGACATTGGTCAGGTAGCGCCCTTGTTGGAAATTCAAGGGAGAGTGTATGACGCTGTTCTTACCTGAGAGTGGAGCTGTTGAGATGTTGGTTGCGTCTTGTTGTCAAATGTCCTCCCTACCTGCGGAGGGCAGCAACACGCTTGTCAGCATTTAGTTGGCTGCAAAGCAAAAAGAAGTATAGCTCCTCCCACCACCCCGGTGTACTTGGCTACACAGCATAAACATTAGCACCATTTGTCAGTGGTGAAATGGATTTCGTTTATATTTTGGAGGATGTATTGTGAGTCGTTAATGCACATAGGTAAATATAGTTACGTGGCACCAGCTGTTAACTTATAGCATTGATTATTTTAGCTCCTAAAGCAACTTTCTATTTAGCTGGCTAGCCAACATCAGCTTTCCACTTCTCTTTGTTATGATGCGGTTAGCTAACCATACTGTACTAGTTAATGTTAGCTACACTATCTGTCTGGTTCACATGGGTGTATTTTCCTGCTCCATACTGACTATACATCGTAATATTTATGTTTCCTAAATTAGAAACTCTTGTCACATTTAGTTACCAATGTTCTTGTAGTTAATATGTTGTGTGGGGTGGCCCTGGCCATACTAGCCAGCCAGCTTGGAGTGCTAGCTGCTGTAGCTACTAGTACATGCAACATTAGCTCGCTGGCCGCTCAACAGGTTACTACGCAACGAGACACCCGCTTGCCAACTAAtctgctaacgttagctagctagcgacaGTACCAGACAGACTCATCAATCAAAGGCTTGCTAGCTTGTTTGAGAATACTTTGCAAATGAGTTAAGCTAGTTTGAACCACCCAAGTATTGAGCGAATTTAGCAATCGTTACAAGTTAGCTAGCACAAGCTAGGACGTAGCGTTTCTGAAGGCACTGTAGACGTTTTATTTCCTATTATAATTCAGCAGGTAGTTGCGCACGTGTTACTTCCAATAGTAGCTCACGTTGAACTGTATTCACATATACATTTGCTTTTATTTTAAGCTTTAAAATAACAAGACAGCGGTCATCGGCCTTACTTGCACATCCGACCATGGTCGCCTTCTAAACAGGTGCAGCAGTTACGGAGTCGAACTGACAGCCGTCTGTGGACTCACCGGGCCGCCAATAATAGCAAAAGGTAGCTAGCCTGTTTAGTTCTAGTAACGTCGTGTCAAAGATTGGGTATCTTGGGTTTGTATTTTATAATGTAGCTAATATATTGCAAAGCTACATCTACATTTTTGACCAATGCATTTACTTGTGACAGTAAAACTGTGCACTTATCCAGAGTGCTTGCAGAAAGACATTTCGGATCGAAGCGAGTCTTTATTGAATAGTCTAGACTCTATAGGACTAGGAGCCTGATGCTTTGCCAAACAGTGCTGTACAGTGAAGTTCTTTTGTGCAGCACTTGacaacatgaacacacaaaTAGTTAAAACTGAATGTCTACTTGCCGATGCTATTTTAGTGGGCAACGTCCGTCAGACTTAGCCCCGACTCCTGATTTTTATTCTAATCAAGTAATCAATGATAGTACATGATCAATGTTATCAATTGAATATTATTGACTGGTGTTCTGTGCATGGTGCTGTCTCGTGTGCTTTTAGAGTGTCTCCATCCCTAGCGTCGGTCATGCATCTGTAAGACAcgccccccctccatccagcGCTCCCTATGGATTCTAGCGATGACCTAGCGCTGGATATCATTGTCACCAATGTTGTGGCAACGTTCCGGACCAGGTGTCACCTCAACCTGCGAACCATTGCCCTGGAGGGGGTCAACGTCATCTACAAGCCGGAAGTAGGGGTGagaggacgtgtgtgtgagagagaatgtggtgtgtgtgtgtgtgtaggcatgtATGTGTCTCTAACTCTCTCATCTTTGGTTTGTGTTTAGAAAGTCCTGATCAAGCTCCGTAAGCCCAGGATCACTGCCTCGATCTGGTCCTCAGGGAAGATCATCTGCACCGGGGCCACCAGGTGCACCCACACACCCGCTGGGTCTCGCTCCCTCTGTCACGACCTCTCTCGTCTGTCTTGCATACTCACCCGCTTCCCTCTGTCTGTTGTTTAGTGAGGACGAGTCAAAGGTTGGTGCCCGCAGATTAGCACGCATTCTGCAAAAACTGGGCTTTAAGGTGAGGAAATGTACCGACGGAACGTGCCAGAAGTTGCATTTGTTGTTTGAAAGGTAGTGGTTGGATTTGAcccgcgcgcgtgtgtgtgtgtgtaggtgaggtTTTCCGACTACAAGGTAGTGAACGTGCTGGCGGTGTGCTCCATGCCCTTCTCCATCCGCCTCATAGACTTCACCAAAAATAATCGTCCCAttgccaggtaacacacacactcacagttccTGTTCCATAAAAACATTGCAAGTTTACCAAATAAGCCAGGTTTAGTCAGTAAGGATCAACATTGGAAAACAGTCGTTGTACAATGTGGAACAAAAATGCTGACTTAAACACATGCTATTGGTGTAATAAGGCTGACCTCTAGTGGTGAGAGCTGGTTATGTCTCAACAGAAGATTTCCTGGCCCAGAAAGTAGATTCTATTCCCTTATCAATAAAAAGGCCTTCCTTATCTTGTCCTTGCACATAGCTCATGGCAACACCTCCCACCTAATGGCAGCCGCGACAGCCGTTTGATTGAAAAGGGTCAGCGATTGCTAGCGCGTAGCcactgtgtgtgcacgtgttgaACGTCGCTCGCGTCTTGGGTTTTCAGTTACGAGCCCGAGCTCCACCCGGCTGCCACGTACAGGATCAAACACCTGAAGGCCACCGTGCAGGTCTTCTCCACGGGCAGCCTTACAATCACAGGTAACAACACGACTGCTGTGTGTCACTGGTGCCGTTGACCTCGGGCACACCACAACAACCGAAACTAACGAATGCTGTTATCATTGATGGGCGTTATTGATGGTACGCCCTTCAGGAATGTTGTTTTcacgtccccccccccgtccccccccgtcccccccccgtccccgctCAGCAGTGAGTTCCCTCCTCAGGCAAACCTAAGGCGCGGAAACAAGTCTGTTTGGaaacggacggacggacgggggggagggggcaacgTTTCTGACCTGTTCCTCTCGTTCTGCTGTCCTTTCCTTTCCCGCTATAGGACCAAACGTGCAGAGTGTGGCCACCGCGGTGGAGGAGATCTATCCGCTGCTGTTTGAGTGTCAGAAGCCTCTCCGGAAATGAGACGAGGACGCCCAAGGGACCAGCGGAGAAGCACTTTTGAAATCTGTGGATTTGTGCGATTTTTTGGGACGTTTTATTCGGTCCACCCAGAAACGGCTACTGTGAATCTGTGACCCCCCCCAATTGGCTGGATTTGACTTGGAAACTCTTCCCCTTAAATTCCCCCCGTCCCTCCGTCCTTCACAAAGCTTGTGTAGTAGCTGTCTTGACATCGTGGGGTGTGTGACACTTTTACACTTTCACCCCTGATCTCTGCTATGGTCTCAGATGGCTGCACCGACCTTTGATTGAAACTAATTGGGCAGGTCTCTAACCGAAATCTCATTGAGGGATATTTTCCGATTTTCTTAATGTCACAGgtcttttttatttgtatgcATGCCCATGATAAATGGACAGGCCACCAGTCTTACATTTTGAGCGCAAATCTATGTAAACCGTCAGAGGGACGCCATCTGTATTTTATCACCATTTTCTAAAGACGCTTTTAAAGTCCATTTTTGCCACGCTGAATATTGCCATGCCTTGATTTTAACCCTGTATTCTCCTCCACGTGGCACTGTGGCACTCTGGTTCCGTCCCCGTTTGAAACTGAGGCCGAAGACGCCGCTAACCGTCCCGTGAGGTGTTC includes:
- the tbpl1 gene encoding TATA box-binding protein-like 1 isoform X2; its protein translation is MDSSDDLALDIIVTNVVATFRTRCHLNLRTIALEGVNVIYKPEVGKVLIKLRKPRITASIWSSGKIICTGATSEDESKVGARRLARILQKLGFKVRFSDYKVVNVLAVCSMPFSIRLIDFTKNNRPIASSWQHLPPNGSRDSRLIEKGQRLLARSHCVCTC
- the tbpl1 gene encoding TATA box-binding protein-like 1 isoform X1, giving the protein MDSSDDLALDIIVTNVVATFRTRCHLNLRTIALEGVNVIYKPEVGKVLIKLRKPRITASIWSSGKIICTGATSEDESKVGARRLARILQKLGFKVRFSDYKVVNVLAVCSMPFSIRLIDFTKNNRPIASYEPELHPAATYRIKHLKATVQVFSTGSLTITGPNVQSVATAVEEIYPLLFECQKPLRK